One Lactobacillus sp. CBA3606 DNA segment encodes these proteins:
- a CDS encoding glycosyltransferase family 39 protein, giving the protein MLKRSFIKSGQGLTLVLAGGLVVWLLVAMIQSMLTELPAITGVTISLIAVLSLVLLIGIWGLARLLARRQTSGVILTFTFLTLIKLPIVALLKITPTSDFWSYHALAAYSAQGMTWKTMAATGRLGTYVIFPHALNIANFFSLGAAFGGTNFFISQLINISSTWLDMLLLYWLGSRWFSREVGITAGLLFYGIPAYWLYSTLLNGAEPLFLTFVLVAMLALTKALFPLKTATPSDQWLNLGLAWLATLAANMLRPIMLVFILALIILSLWLWIQNLTLKRHLRQLIIYIVATILLIGCSPVVYNWLYGVQLAPTRVSTAYSLATGTDSHSAGQYDPAIMHQVTTKLKNKTEPNQAYPKLASTLQTDTQQHLQELTKQGRWGAFINVKTQNLMSAAYGYNWTLYNLNLKQSQQQINRHWYQLRGPIILLSFDYLGLLLVGALISILIGLWTLFSSNNYRSANCFFFETLLLIGLTISTLCLEVQGRYQIVLYIPIIMLIGTGLAAIKAHQPDNKKSNN; this is encoded by the coding sequence ATGTTAAAACGAAGCTTTATCAAGAGTGGTCAGGGGTTAACGCTGGTCCTTGCTGGCGGGTTAGTCGTTTGGCTACTAGTGGCCATGATTCAGAGCATGTTAACAGAACTACCAGCCATTACTGGGGTAACAATCAGCTTAATCGCCGTTCTGAGTTTGGTGCTATTAATTGGTATTTGGGGGCTCGCACGTTTACTCGCACGACGCCAAACCAGTGGGGTGATTTTAACTTTTACATTTTTAACACTCATTAAATTACCAATCGTTGCTCTATTAAAAATTACCCCAACTTCAGATTTTTGGAGTTATCATGCTTTAGCGGCCTACAGTGCGCAGGGAATGACTTGGAAAACTATGGCGGCAACGGGGCGGTTGGGCACTTATGTTATTTTCCCACACGCACTGAACATTGCTAACTTTTTTAGTCTCGGCGCAGCCTTTGGTGGCACTAATTTTTTTATCAGCCAATTAATTAATATCAGCAGTACCTGGCTTGATATGTTACTCCTGTATTGGTTAGGATCACGCTGGTTTTCTCGTGAGGTTGGGATAACGGCCGGTTTGTTATTTTACGGCATTCCTGCCTATTGGTTATATAGCACTTTGCTAAATGGTGCTGAGCCTTTATTTTTAACGTTCGTTTTAGTGGCAATGTTAGCCTTAACAAAAGCATTATTCCCATTAAAAACGGCTACTCCCAGTGACCAGTGGTTAAACCTTGGACTCGCATGGTTGGCCACTTTAGCAGCCAATATGTTACGGCCAATTATGTTGGTTTTTATCCTAGCTTTAATCATCTTAAGTCTATGGCTCTGGATACAAAATTTAACTTTAAAAAGACACTTACGCCAATTAATCATTTATATTGTGGCAACGATATTACTTATCGGCTGTTCACCAGTAGTTTATAACTGGCTTTACGGGGTACAATTGGCGCCAACCAGGGTTAGTACGGCTTATAGTTTAGCCACCGGAACAGATTCACATAGTGCTGGCCAGTATGATCCGGCTATCATGCACCAAGTGACCACTAAATTAAAAAATAAGACCGAGCCTAACCAAGCTTATCCTAAATTAGCCTCAACTTTGCAGACCGATACGCAGCAACACCTACAAGAATTAACTAAACAAGGTCGCTGGGGCGCGTTTATCAATGTAAAAACACAAAATTTAATGAGTGCTGCTTACGGTTATAACTGGACGCTTTACAATTTAAATTTAAAGCAATCGCAGCAACAAATTAATCGCCATTGGTATCAATTACGTGGTCCAATCATATTATTATCATTTGACTACTTGGGCTTACTTTTAGTCGGCGCTTTAATCAGTATACTAATTGGTTTATGGACATTATTCAGCAGCAATAATTATCGTAGTGCCAATTGTTTCTTTTTTGAAACGTTGCTGCTGATTGGTTTGACGATTAGCACCTTATGTTTAGAAGTTCAGGGTCGTTATCAGATTGTGTTATACATCCCAATCATCATGTTAATTGGGACCGGCTTAGCAGCCATTAAGGCTCATCAACCAGATAATAAAAAATCCAATAATTGA
- the msrA gene encoding peptide-methionine (S)-S-oxide reductase MsrA yields the protein METTAIFAGGCFWCMVKPFDSLPGIKKVVSGYTGGTVANPTYEQVASHTTGHTEAVEITFDPEVISYAELVEIYWHQTDPTDAAGQFQDRGDSYRPVIFVKDTDQRQIATASKARLAASEQFDAPIVTQIEDVQPFYPAEPEHQDFYRRNPFRYQIEEMGGREKFIKQHWTN from the coding sequence ATGGAAACAACAGCAATTTTTGCCGGTGGCTGTTTTTGGTGTATGGTGAAGCCTTTTGATAGCTTGCCAGGAATTAAAAAGGTTGTCTCAGGTTATACTGGTGGCACCGTTGCTAATCCCACTTATGAACAAGTCGCTAGTCATACGACCGGCCATACCGAAGCCGTTGAAATCACATTTGATCCTGAAGTGATTAGTTATGCGGAACTAGTTGAAATTTATTGGCATCAAACGGATCCAACCGATGCCGCCGGGCAATTTCAAGATCGTGGCGATAGCTATCGACCGGTTATTTTTGTGAAAGATACTGACCAACGTCAAATTGCGACCGCATCCAAGGCACGATTAGCCGCTAGTGAACAGTTTGACGCCCCAATTGTTACCCAGATTGAGGATGTGCAGCCATTTTATCCGGCGGAACCTGAACACCAAGACTTTTATCGTCGTAATCCATTCCGTTATCAAATTGAAGAAATGGGTGGCCGCGAAAAGTTTATTAAACAGCATTGGACTAACTAA
- a CDS encoding glycosyltransferase encodes MKIIMGIGITISSLFYLYFLLDIILMNHYREPVQPTTKGAAKFNLYLVIPVLNEDQIIAKTVSRLSAQLAKLPATIHAQIITVDDNSTDNSLATLAASKSPYLQVLHRAGNDQQGKGAVINTAIQYLAHTLVKGTAPEQNIIGILDADAFMSSADLIQVVARFERTTKLAMLQTGVNIYNQTNWLTRMQDFEFIGVNSATQQLRERLGQGIASGNGQFVRLPLALKNPWGNSLLEDLEFTLRTWLLGGQVEFTHTIVVQQEAVAHLRPFFKQRVRWCQGALQCMYYLPAIWRSAYVNWFQKIDTTFWILMPITGCLVPLASLITLITLISRSLQDWTGGWHHLAIITILLIALLSCALLAVICQRNYADIHQKLPFWRAMLTSIGFQGYLLIIAVTPYAAIYRQLVGKTSWTKTRHEATPVYSHLKRSY; translated from the coding sequence ATGAAAATTATTATGGGGATTGGAATTACCATTTCAAGCTTATTTTATCTCTATTTTTTATTAGATATTATTTTAATGAATCACTATCGAGAACCTGTTCAGCCCACAACTAAAGGCGCTGCCAAATTCAACTTATATTTAGTGATTCCAGTTTTAAATGAGGATCAAATCATTGCGAAAACAGTTAGCCGGCTTTCTGCACAATTAGCAAAATTGCCGGCCACCATCCACGCTCAAATCATCACGGTTGATGATAATTCAACTGATAATAGCTTAGCGACCTTAGCGGCTTCTAAATCACCATACTTACAAGTACTGCATCGTGCTGGTAATGATCAGCAGGGGAAAGGGGCCGTCATTAACACGGCAATCCAATATTTAGCGCACACCTTAGTTAAAGGGACCGCTCCTGAACAAAATATTATTGGTATTTTAGATGCAGATGCGTTTATGAGCAGTGCTGATCTCATTCAAGTCGTTGCTCGCTTTGAACGGACAACTAAGTTAGCAATGCTCCAAACGGGCGTTAATATTTATAATCAAACTAATTGGCTGACCCGCATGCAAGATTTTGAGTTTATAGGGGTCAATAGTGCAACACAGCAGTTGCGTGAACGTCTAGGACAAGGGATTGCGTCTGGTAACGGGCAATTTGTCCGACTACCGCTAGCGCTTAAAAATCCCTGGGGGAATAGTTTACTAGAAGACTTAGAGTTCACGTTAAGAACTTGGTTATTGGGCGGGCAAGTTGAGTTCACGCATACCATTGTCGTCCAGCAAGAGGCCGTTGCGCACCTACGCCCATTTTTCAAGCAACGGGTGCGTTGGTGCCAGGGGGCTTTACAATGTATGTACTATTTACCGGCTATTTGGCGATCTGCTTACGTTAATTGGTTTCAAAAAATCGATACAACTTTTTGGATTTTAATGCCAATCACCGGTTGTTTGGTGCCACTGGCTAGTCTGATAACGTTAATTACGCTCATTAGTCGCAGTCTTCAGGATTGGACCGGGGGCTGGCATCACTTGGCAATTATAACCATTTTATTGATTGCCTTATTAAGCTGTGCACTATTAGCCGTTATTTGTCAGCGAAATTATGCCGATATTCATCAAAAGCTCCCGTTTTGGCGAGCCATGCTGACTAGCATCGGATTTCAGGGCTATCTATTAATTATTGCAGTGACGCCATATGCCGCGATTTATCGGCAATTGGTCGGCAAAACCAGTTGGACTAAAACACGTCATGAAGCGACGCCAGTGTACTCACACTTGAAACGCTCATATTAA
- a CDS encoding phage integrase N-terminal SAM-like domain-containing protein, with amino-acid sequence MTINFPYEKSFVAHLTAADKQPKTITQYQLTLTDFFNYEQHFNDTFAASNLLVDLTENDIKLYLAMLKDNRHYQQSTLNKTLSNLNGYFSYLFEHRIMPTLPTFAIKGQPLTNEQLPADWPTTLPELLKNDDLHVYTRAFLLLTCKGYTVSEMLAVDFYQTLKKITFTTSEQVFLSTLTTFLSPLQSHSQTNDIFLKTRQRGQDPHLSLAALHKYLAGDGQRLGLPLKPTTMRQSYILWYLRQHRSLDSVTVLKVLRLDIESLDYYQNLLRKQDLKRLRSANQ; translated from the coding sequence ATGACAATCAATTTCCCCTATGAAAAAAGTTTTGTGGCGCACTTAACTGCTGCTGATAAGCAACCTAAAACTATCACGCAATATCAATTAACTTTAACTGATTTTTTTAACTATGAACAACACTTTAACGATACCTTTGCTGCCAGTAATTTACTAGTAGATTTAACTGAAAATGACATTAAACTTTATTTAGCCATGCTGAAAGACAATCGTCACTATCAGCAATCGACTTTAAACAAAACACTTTCTAATTTAAATGGCTATTTTAGCTATTTATTTGAACATCGAATTATGCCAACTTTGCCGACCTTTGCAATCAAGGGCCAGCCACTAACTAACGAACAACTGCCAGCAGATTGGCCGACAACCTTACCAGAATTACTCAAAAATGATGACCTCCATGTCTACACACGTGCTTTCTTGCTATTAACTTGCAAAGGTTACACCGTTAGCGAAATGTTGGCCGTTGATTTTTACCAAACACTTAAAAAGATCACTTTCACCACTTCAGAACAGGTGTTCTTATCAACATTGACAACTTTTTTGAGTCCTTTACAAAGTCACTCCCAAACTAACGATATCTTCTTGAAAACACGCCAACGTGGTCAGGATCCACATCTTAGTTTAGCTGCCCTTCATAAATATTTAGCTGGCGATGGGCAACGCCTGGGCTTACCGTTAAAGCCTACCACCATGCGGCAGAGCTATATTTTATGGTACCTTCGTCAACATCGGTCACTTGATTCAGTCACCGTATTAAAAGTATTACGGCTAGATATTGAGAGTCTCGATTATTATCAAAATTTACTACGCAAACAGGATCTGAAACGATTACGCTCGGCTAATCAGTAG
- the msrB gene encoding peptide-methionine (R)-S-oxide reductase MsrB, which translates to MSEDKAALRQRLTSKQYAVTQEAATERPFSGEYDDFYQAGIYVDVVSGEVLFSSLDKYDAGCGWPSFTKPIASTQLAEHTDHSFGMRRTEVLSHEAKSHLGHVFDDGPQDKGGLRYCINSAALKFIPVADLQQAGYGKYLTFFNK; encoded by the coding sequence ATGAGTGAAGATAAGGCCGCTTTACGACAACGATTGACTTCAAAACAATATGCAGTTACCCAAGAAGCCGCTACTGAACGTCCCTTCAGCGGTGAATATGATGATTTTTATCAAGCTGGGATTTATGTAGATGTGGTTAGTGGTGAAGTGTTATTCAGTTCGTTAGATAAATATGACGCTGGCTGTGGTTGGCCATCATTCACTAAGCCCATTGCATCAACCCAATTAGCTGAACATACGGATCACTCATTCGGCATGCGTCGGACGGAAGTATTAAGTCATGAAGCGAAGTCACATTTGGGGCATGTTTTTGATGATGGTCCGCAAGACAAAGGCGGGTTACGTTATTGCATCAATTCAGCCGCGTTAAAGTTCATTCCCGTTGCTGACCTCCAACAAGCTGGCTATGGGAAGTATTTGACATTTTTTAATAAATAG
- a CDS encoding type II toxin-antitoxin system RelB/DinJ family antitoxin, with amino-acid sequence MDNSKNIAISFRVNEQDKRQAALIYEALGLNLSTAFSMFLKRTIAVGGVPFDVTNPDLQYTETAALKQQLAAIRNGQLPTTDDEA; translated from the coding sequence ATGGATAACAGTAAAAATATTGCAATTTCATTTCGAGTAAATGAGCAAGATAAACGACAAGCGGCCTTAATCTATGAGGCACTAGGCTTAAACTTGTCGACGGCTTTCAGTATGTTTTTAAAACGCACCATCGCTGTTGGTGGCGTCCCATTCGATGTCACCAATCCTGATTTACAATATACTGAAACCGCAGCGTTGAAACAACAATTAGCAGCAATCCGTAATGGTCAACTGCCCACAACTGATGATGAAGCTTAA
- a CDS encoding YozE family protein, translating to MTFYRWLEPFLNQHGPYYSAACYAHSDFDFPLTSDVHELSNYITYLNIRDSVKKSFYSALNAYQTA from the coding sequence ATGACTTTTTATCGCTGGCTAGAACCGTTTCTAAACCAACACGGCCCGTATTATTCGGCTGCCTGCTACGCCCATTCAGATTTTGATTTCCCATTAACTAGTGATGTCCATGAATTATCCAATTACATCACTTACTTAAATATCCGTGATTCGGTAAAAAAATCATTTTATTCGGCTTTAAACGCCTATCAAACCGCCTAA
- a CDS encoding manganese-dependent inorganic pyrophosphatase: MSKELIFGHQSPDTDAIVAAKALSYLDNKLGMDTEAVALGEPNEETKFVLDYFDEPALRVITKAAPEVSEVMLVDHNEPQQSVSDIADVTVTHVVDHHRIAGFETTQPLFYRAEPLGCCSTVIYKLFKENNVEIPAKLAGLMLSAIISDTLLLKSPTTTPTDVAVVKDLANIAKIDYEAYGLDMLKAGTNLASKSEKELIDADAKSFELNGSTVRVAQINTVDLADVLDRQVALEAAAKAENAAEGYDLFLMLATNILDSNSELIIAGAPTEPVEKAFGKKIENNRLSLPGVVSRKKQVVPPLTDAFNA; this comes from the coding sequence ATGAGCAAAGAATTAATTTTCGGTCATCAAAGTCCGGATACTGACGCAATTGTTGCTGCTAAGGCACTTTCATATTTAGATAACAAGTTAGGGATGGATACTGAAGCAGTTGCTTTGGGCGAACCTAATGAAGAAACTAAATTTGTTTTAGATTATTTTGACGAACCCGCACTACGGGTCATCACTAAAGCGGCACCTGAAGTTAGTGAGGTTATGTTAGTTGATCATAATGAACCACAACAAAGTGTCAGCGATATTGCTGATGTTACAGTGACTCATGTGGTTGATCATCATCGGATTGCTGGTTTTGAAACGACTCAACCATTGTTTTACCGGGCTGAACCACTTGGTTGCTGTAGCACTGTTATATACAAGTTATTTAAAGAAAACAATGTTGAAATTCCAGCTAAGTTAGCCGGATTAATGCTTTCAGCAATCATTTCAGATACGTTATTGTTGAAGTCACCAACAACAACGCCAACTGATGTAGCTGTTGTTAAAGACTTGGCAAATATTGCAAAAATTGATTACGAAGCTTATGGGTTGGACATGCTTAAAGCAGGGACTAACTTAGCTAGCAAGAGTGAAAAAGAATTAATTGATGCCGATGCCAAATCATTTGAATTGAATGGTTCAACGGTGCGAGTGGCTCAAATTAATACCGTTGATTTAGCTGACGTACTTGATCGTCAAGTCGCCTTAGAAGCAGCTGCGAAAGCAGAAAATGCTGCTGAAGGTTATGATTTATTCTTAATGTTAGCAACTAACATTTTGGATAGTAATTCTGAATTAATTATTGCTGGGGCCCCAACGGAACCAGTTGAAAAAGCTTTTGGTAAGAAAATCGAAAATAATCGCTTAAGCTTACCAGGGGTTGTTTCACGTAAGAAACAAGTTGTACCACCATTAACTGATGCATTTAATGCCTAA
- the parC gene encoding DNA topoisomerase IV subunit A, with protein sequence MTTNQSKIQELTLEDVMGDRFGRYSKYIIQERALPDIRDGLKPVQRRILYAMNQDGNTFDKSFRKSAKSVGNVMGNFHPHGDSSIYEAMVRLSQDWKLREPLIEMHGNNGSMDGDPAAAMRYTEARLSKIAGEMLQDIDRKTVDMVLNFDDTEYEPTVLPARFPNLLVNGATGISAGYATEIPPHNLGEVIDAILFLMNHPKANLADLMDFVKGPDFPTGGIIQGLNGIKKAYETGRGRIAVRSRTKIVPLKGNKAQIEVSEIPYEVNKAQLVKKMDEIRIMKKIEGIAEVRDESDRKGLSIVIELKRDVNAAGILTYLFKNTDLQITYNFNMVAIYHQRPEHVGLKTILTAYLEHQRDVITRRTQFNLTKAADRQHIVQGLIKAMSILDQVIATIRGSKDKKDAKTNLVQQFDFSEAQAEAIVTMQLYRLTNTDVTQLEKEAAELAAAIERYHAILEEPKELDKVLRRELKAIQKAYPSQRLTEIQTEIQELKIETEVVIPQEDVVVMISHDGYIKRTSLRSYTASDAEDNGLKEADFPIYLEKNNTLDHLMMFTNLGHLIYRPVYEIADAKWKDTGEHISQTIGLAADERITWVFNFTDLQQTGKFLIATNDGYIKQTAFADYLPGRTYKTRASQFMKLKAATSAVVSVQYLPSAPTGTLVLMTQHGYGLRYDLSEVPTIGAKAVGVKSMDLRDDLIVRATIAATTDLVAMITQRGSFKKMKVADIPVTSRARRGVQVLRELKSKPHEIADYVLIDAQQTGIALEVLTDHYKRHSILSDEHPVSARYSNGSFVIDTDKEGTPVSIQVHPVPLTV encoded by the coding sequence TTGACAACTAATCAATCAAAAATTCAAGAATTGACGCTTGAAGACGTCATGGGCGACCGCTTTGGCCGTTATTCTAAGTATATTATTCAAGAACGGGCATTACCAGATATTCGAGATGGCTTAAAGCCAGTGCAACGTCGGATTTTATATGCGATGAATCAGGATGGTAATACCTTTGATAAAAGCTTCCGAAAGTCGGCCAAGTCAGTTGGAAACGTCATGGGGAATTTTCATCCACATGGGGATTCTTCAATCTATGAAGCGATGGTTCGACTTAGTCAAGATTGGAAGTTACGCGAACCGCTAATCGAAATGCATGGAAATAACGGGTCCATGGATGGTGATCCCGCAGCGGCGATGCGTTATACAGAAGCTCGTTTAAGCAAAATTGCAGGTGAAATGTTACAAGATATTGATCGCAAAACGGTCGATATGGTCTTAAACTTTGACGATACTGAATATGAACCAACGGTTTTGCCAGCGCGGTTTCCTAATTTACTCGTTAATGGTGCGACGGGGATTTCAGCCGGCTATGCGACCGAGATTCCACCGCATAATTTAGGAGAAGTCATTGATGCAATCCTATTTCTAATGAATCATCCTAAAGCGAATTTGGCCGATTTAATGGATTTCGTAAAGGGCCCAGATTTTCCAACCGGTGGGATTATTCAAGGACTAAATGGTATTAAGAAGGCTTATGAAACTGGTCGTGGCCGTATCGCCGTTCGTTCACGGACTAAGATTGTTCCCTTGAAGGGGAATAAAGCTCAAATCGAAGTTTCTGAAATCCCATATGAAGTCAACAAGGCCCAATTGGTTAAGAAGATGGATGAAATTCGGATTATGAAGAAAATCGAAGGCATTGCCGAAGTTCGTGATGAGAGTGATCGTAAAGGCCTATCGATCGTCATTGAACTAAAACGTGATGTGAATGCGGCTGGAATTTTAACGTACCTGTTTAAAAATACTGATTTGCAAATTACGTATAACTTTAATATGGTGGCAATTTATCACCAGCGGCCAGAACATGTGGGCTTAAAAACCATTTTGACGGCGTATTTGGAACATCAACGTGATGTGATTACTCGACGGACGCAGTTTAATCTAACTAAAGCGGCTGATCGGCAACATATTGTGCAAGGTTTAATTAAAGCCATGTCAATTTTGGATCAAGTGATTGCTACTATTCGAGGCAGTAAAGATAAAAAAGATGCTAAAACCAACTTAGTGCAACAATTTGATTTTAGCGAAGCGCAAGCTGAAGCTATTGTAACGATGCAACTTTATCGGTTAACTAATACTGACGTTACACAATTGGAAAAAGAAGCGGCTGAACTGGCTGCCGCAATTGAACGCTATCATGCTATTTTAGAGGAACCTAAAGAGCTTGATAAAGTTTTGCGGCGTGAGTTAAAGGCGATTCAAAAAGCGTATCCTAGTCAGCGTTTAACTGAAATTCAAACTGAAATTCAAGAATTGAAGATTGAAACGGAAGTTGTGATTCCACAAGAAGATGTTGTCGTGATGATTAGTCATGATGGCTATATCAAGCGAACTAGCTTACGGTCTTACACGGCATCTGATGCCGAGGATAATGGTTTGAAAGAAGCCGATTTCCCAATTTATTTGGAAAAGAATAATACGTTGGATCATTTGATGATGTTCACGAATTTAGGACACTTAATTTATCGGCCGGTCTATGAAATCGCTGATGCCAAGTGGAAAGATACTGGTGAACATATTTCGCAAACCATTGGTTTAGCAGCTGATGAACGGATTACGTGGGTCTTTAATTTTACTGACCTACAACAAACCGGGAAGTTTCTAATTGCGACTAATGATGGCTATATCAAACAAACGGCCTTTGCAGATTACTTGCCTGGGCGAACTTATAAAACTCGTGCGAGTCAATTCATGAAGCTAAAGGCCGCCACGTCAGCAGTCGTATCGGTTCAGTATTTACCAAGCGCACCAACGGGCACCTTAGTCTTAATGACGCAGCATGGGTATGGGTTGCGCTATGACTTGAGCGAAGTGCCAACCATCGGTGCTAAGGCCGTGGGTGTTAAGTCAATGGATTTACGAGATGATTTAATCGTGCGTGCAACAATTGCGGCGACGACGGATTTGGTTGCCATGATTACGCAACGTGGGTCCTTTAAGAAAATGAAAGTAGCTGATATTCCTGTGACCAGTCGTGCTCGACGGGGCGTTCAAGTCTTACGTGAATTGAAGAGTAAGCCGCATGAGATTGCAGATTACGTTTTAATCGATGCCCAACAAACGGGGATCGCTTTAGAAGTCTTAACGGACCATTATAAGCGTCATTCTATTTTGAGTGATGAACATCCTGTGAGTGCCCGTTATTCAAACGGCTCCTTTGTTATTGATACTGACAAGGAAGGAACTCCAGTGTCCATTCAGGTTCATCCAGTGCCATTAACGGTTTAA
- a CDS encoding LysR family transcriptional regulator, translated as MKTTQESIFSSKTLTYFLQLAETMNYTQAAQILGITQPALTQQIKKLERTVGAPLFYSVGKKLRLSDAGYTMLNATHSIYNVLNKATDEIQQTTSATQGSINIGILASIEDHVFEDFAIKYYDANPNVIISFHMLTRKEIWERLENNRIDLAVMYLPDESIKNWKPYQSKRIIQDDLLFITSDPKQAKKKRIKFKDTTSEPWVMYPENYYLDQVIKESYKNQLADLPTAIARFTTPQQIYRFVAATGTNTALPNSFMVANPTADNLHTVSFEPAIKFDLNFVFRKDKDQIPRIKNFLDEFDNYLHAEDYISRLQKINQK; from the coding sequence ATGAAAACAACGCAAGAAAGTATTTTTTCATCTAAAACTTTAACTTATTTTTTGCAATTAGCTGAAACAATGAATTATACACAAGCGGCGCAAATTTTGGGAATTACTCAGCCCGCGTTAACGCAACAAATTAAAAAATTAGAGCGCACAGTCGGCGCACCATTGTTCTATTCCGTGGGTAAAAAGCTGCGACTGTCAGATGCTGGCTATACGATGTTGAATGCGACACATAGCATTTATAATGTCCTTAATAAGGCAACTGATGAAATTCAACAAACGACCAGCGCAACCCAAGGGTCCATCAATATCGGGATTTTGGCGTCGATTGAAGATCATGTTTTCGAGGATTTTGCGATTAAGTATTATGATGCTAATCCGAACGTGATTATTTCGTTCCACATGTTAACGCGTAAAGAGATTTGGGAACGTTTAGAAAATAACCGAATTGACTTGGCGGTTATGTATTTGCCAGATGAAAGTATCAAGAACTGGAAACCATACCAATCAAAACGGATTATTCAAGATGACTTGCTATTTATTACTAGTGATCCTAAGCAGGCCAAAAAGAAACGAATTAAATTTAAAGATACAACCAGCGAACCATGGGTAATGTATCCTGAAAATTATTATTTGGATCAAGTTATCAAAGAATCTTACAAGAACCAATTGGCGGATTTGCCAACGGCGATTGCACGGTTTACGACGCCACAACAAATTTATCGGTTTGTGGCTGCGACAGGCACGAATACGGCATTGCCAAATTCGTTTATGGTAGCTAATCCAACAGCTGATAATTTACACACGGTTTCATTTGAACCCGCGATTAAATTTGATTTAAACTTCGTCTTTCGTAAGGATAAGGATCAAATTCCGCGGATTAAGAATTTCTTGGATGAATTTGATAATTACTTACATGCCGAAGACTATATCTCACGGTTACAAAAAATTAATCAAAAATAG